DNA from Elgaria multicarinata webbii isolate HBS135686 ecotype San Diego chromosome 8, rElgMul1.1.pri, whole genome shotgun sequence:
GCCAGAGACATTTGAAGTTTGAAGTTCACCCAGACCTGGTGCCATTTGCCATGGGTTACGTCTTACCATTCCATACCACAAGTGCCAACTGTAAGAGGACCTGTGGAGGAAATCACCACTCTCCAGGTTCAGTGGTTATATAAGGAGAGACAGAGCTAAAGCTTTGAGATCAGGGAAGCCATGCTCAGTGGTCTCAAAGCCCTATCCCAACCCAAAGACATATGAGGCAAGCAAGGCAGTAAGAGAAATGCTCTTagactaagggcttttctacatcagGCTTTTAACCTTCACCTTTAACCAAGGCTTTTGcctctggattctttgtgggattaagattggctcctttataaGTTTTTTTTCTGgggattttctttctttgggCATGTTTATAGAAGTCCTTaacccggggattgtcccgggatcattcctgtgtgtccacatgatgcacagaggatcccagaggcagggaggtatgattcctccatttccccaggataaatgggatggcttttagcccaatggtctcaggatcgtccagagaccacaggaggtgtgggcagctgtcccggctTTGTCTcgcctccttgcaagtaaacgtgaAGAGGCGTGAACCGGGCAcgaggcacagagctcttcaggctctCCGTGCCCATCCAGATTGGGGAAGTGAGATAGTTTTTTcttcttaccttttcattggagtgcatgtgcgctcctctctcatttttttaaaaaaacatttatttatttattgcatttctatactgcccaatagccgaagttgcAACATCCTTCCAGGACATTGTGGAGCTGTTTGGACACCCAAGATCATGGAAGccagtaagtctgtgatccttccCTTACACCCttgtgatgtagacatgccctctgcctttctatgtttttcattacacaaccagtaggtggtgctgtggtatagcagaattgagCAAATACAGGGGTGGAGGATGTTTCATTTCACCATTCAGGATATActgactttcctcattagaaaaaacAAATGCTAAAATGGTTTCAAAGCATGTGGGAGGCCTGGTAgggtgatgatgtcatgtaaagggccCACAAATTACTGTGAGgaaatcatgagtgcacaataaatgcgtTCTATAGAAGGAGTCTAAGGCTATAACTCTGTACACTCTTGCCAGagtgtaagtcccattaaattaaGTGGGGTTACTTCTGAGTGGGAATGTCAGTTcgtatttctatgaatccagtGGATTCTGCAGCGGACCAGTTTTTCCCCCAGATTCTCTGTAGTTCCATACTGGTCTTTCACTTTTGGGGGAGATTTCATTAAGTCATATTACCACTAATGTGtacttacatattttaaaaatagttagTGCGAATTAGCggcagaacaaaattctggttaaaaaaaagatcaaattccatcaatgagcggacGATGGGATGAAAGGCatttgacaatccatgaaacacagatggaacagtttaaacaaaatctgtacattcctacttctgagtagaactgGATAGGTGTGCACAGGAAGATTGCAATCCTACacacctactcaggagtaaaacccattgaacataatgaaacttactttcaagtaaacatgcacaggagtgcacTCTTTTGGGCTGTGATCCCCTGCAAATTTTCTTGGAAAtaaggtcccattgaaatcttaGTAAACATGTTAAGGATTTAGGGTGGCCAGATCTAAAAGATGACATGGGTCCTACACCTTTAATACTTGTGAAGAGGAGGGAATTCCAGAATGCTCATGCAAGCTACACCTGTTGAAATGATCTCTTACACAGCTATTAAGGTTGCAGGAaccttgtcctcttttgcaccTGCCACACCATATAGCAGGCATTAgaaacctatggccctccagaagttgctgGATTCCACTTTATGTtggctctagccagcatggccaatagtcagtgaTGATTATAGTTGCCCAATATCTGGGGGGGCTAGAAATTAGTTCCCCGTTTTTGTTAGAAGGGTTGCACTAGGGCTGCAATTTAATGCACATTTAACtgatagtaagtcccattgaacatacACTGTTACATCTGATGAAATTTGCATGCAAGTGGTTTGTAAGACACTTTTTATTGCTACTTCAGATGTTCTAGTACTCTGCACTCTGGAACTAAAAACAGAAGGGTGAGCCCCAACTTAGTTTAAGATTGGACCAAGCCCTGTTAAAAGAATTAACACAGGAAAACAACGAACGCCCAGGGAAAGTGAGTTTTTACTTCATTTGTTttcatgttatgttttaattaagattttgtttttaagctgtATTTCACTCTTAGCTGCCTTGCGTGccattttggcagaaaggcaggatgtaaataaaattttaaaaagtaagttttGCTTATAAAATCTGATTCTCATTCCTACAAAACAGGAATGGGAAgatctgcagatattttggatgtcaactcccaactttccttaccattggccatgctggctagggcttctGGGAGGTGAAGATCAAAGTATCtggagaggcagtgtgcctatatatgccagttgctgggtaacatgggtgggagggtgtagTTGCATTGTGTCCttgttgtgggttcctggtcaacagctggttggccactgggtaaaCAGAGTGACGGATTAGAtgtgcccttggtctgatccagcaaggcttttctCATGTTCTATCTACTTTCTGTCTAccccttgctggtcattccgaaaTGTCGACATGAAGAACCCCAACGGAGGGCCTTTCCTGTAGCTGCACCCACTATCTGGAAAACCCTACCTCAtgcggtttgggaggtggaaaatgtaacatcttttaaatacctcctgaaaacatatctttttgcacaggctttccttggactgtaacttattttcattttatctgccATTTTTAACTTCTAAAGCTTTAAATTTATTCTgtttcttgtattttatggttttaattgtgaactgcccagaaagccttggctattgggcagtataataatgcaataaataaataaatatcccactaTAAAATGTTACATAGAGGACCAATTCCAATgtaactttcctcatgtttgccTTTGCAGGATTATTACAGCGAGTCATAGAATCAGCAGGAAATGTTAATTTGGGAATGTTGCCAAGGAATGTGGTAATTTAGAGATTAAAACTGCTTCTATGAAATTGGATTCAAATCCAATCTATGGGATTTAGGTGTTCGTTTGTTTACTTGTTTTTGGGAACAGTTGCCAGTTCAGTTCTACTAAGCATAACAGTCAGCTGTTTAAATGAGATCATTCTTTCAACAGTTTTTCCAGACCTGCTGTGCAAATAATAGATAAAGGCTCTACTGATATATCAGGTAGAATGATACTCCAGTAATCCATCCAGATCAGCATTCCTTGAAATGTAAATTTTAGAAAAAACAGACACTTAGCATTTTCACAGATGCACACAAGCTTCTTGCCAGTGGGTTCCATGCAAGGCAATTCTGCATTACAGTTAAGTTGGTCACTGCAATGCTGGAGCTTAGGCCGGCATAACTAGTTGGGATCCTATGTTCTTCTAGCAAATAACAAAAGTATAACCATAGCAGTAGGAAAATAGAGCTAACTAAGCAACAGTGATCATCATGTGATAGACCCATAGAGTCCTTATCAGTTCCATCTCTACATGGTGATGCTTTCACATAAAAGTAATGGCATTACTCTATTCTGCTTTGGTCAGATCTTGCCCGGATTAGTAACATGTCTACTAATGTTTAGCTAGTGGAAGAGATGCTTAAGAGGTGATATGGCCATCTTAAAATATTTTCTGTTGCTCCAAAATGTAGGACCTGAACCATCATGTCTAAATGACAAGAAATAGAATTTTGACTAAACGTTAGGAAGAACATCCTGATCATATGAGCTATTTGGCAGTAGAAAAAATTGCCTCAGAAGGTGGTAGACTCCCcctttttagaatttttaaagtgGATGGCCacttataataaaatatgttgtattttatggttttaattgttgtgaaccacccagagagctttggctattgagcagtatagagatgtaatgaataaatgcaataaataaaattatcagggatgctgtagtagtGGATTTCCTGAATTGGTAAGGCCTTGGACTAGGTGACCTTTGCAGCTAccttcaactctatgattccatgttAGCCATTTAcagttagaaaaagaaaagaaaatccacatTTGTAAAGTTTCCTTGCTTGTTCCCCATAGTGGAAATTGACTATGCAAGTGGTTTACGAGCCTGGTTTGTCTGAAGGCATGACTgtaattctgtaaaaaaaaataaaaaataaaaaatgaaggccAGTATGTACAATCTTCGTATTCCATCAACAATATGTGtatataattttatatatatatatatatatacacacacactgaggaaAACCAACTGATCACACATTGATCAATTAACTGTCTATGAATCCccaaagaaaaggtaaaatatttaaaaagagagagacgaTCATTACATTGTCAagtaaaaatatattataaataaacaaatcttaaTGCATCCATGTAGATTTATAGTTTTATAGATAAATCAGAAACCCATACTTGATATTTTGAATATTGTGTGTATAGTATACAATACCACATGAAGTTACTTTGCACTCTGAGTACATCTTATGATTTGCAAATAGATTACAAAAGTTACTCCACACTTCGGAGAGCAGgcaattaaactttttttttttgcaataaacTTTGTGCCAAATTAGTTATATAAACTATTGGAACAAATGGTTACAAAATACAAACAAGACTAATAATTGTGTATGAAtgaagggtattttttttaaataggtgGCTCATAATTTATGTGATGAAATGGACACTTGTGTAATTCCTGATGTCTACTGTGTAAAATGGGATTATTTGTAGAGccctcatttgtatgcattggaAATCGTAAACGCTTAACACTTGTGCAAACAGGTTAAGCGGTTTTGTACCCACATGGGTAATAAATTTGTTACTAAATACAAAGAACCGACACAGAGGAAGCCATAACAGAGAGCAAACTTTTAACTGTTCAAACTTGTAGTCAGCCTTGAGGCTTATTTAAGTGGTATATACTTTACAATCATCATTTCACAAAAAGATTCAAAATTATGTAATGGAACCACTTCAAGTCATCTTTTCTTCtaatatataattatttttacTGTATGAAAAGTTCTAGAAATCAATCCCACTGTCATGGAGCTGGatagaaaaataaaagcagccaACAAAACCTGAAGGTTAGAATAATATCATTTCAGCgacacattttttaaacatcAGTTAAAGAATGGTTTTCTGTGTAACTCCATTTGTTCATAAATTTGAATAAAAAGAGACAAATGAGTCTGTTCGGCTATACAAGTGTAATTCTGAAATAactccattgaagtcagtggactTGGACTGGTGCAATCAAGTTCATTACAGTAGTTAAACACCAATGTTAAGCCTATTTTACCCCTGCACACTAAAGAGTGCCTGTCACTAATACAATAAATCCCTAGTGTTATACCCCAGGGAAGAAAACTCTGGTCTTCATATCAGGATAAATGCAACCCAGAGTTTATCAAGAAGTGCTTGAAAATAATTTACTGTgggaccattttaaaaaaaatacacccttTCCTTCAAAACAACTTAATGCCAGTCAAAAGAATGATTAATCATTCTGTAAAATTTTGCATTGTGCTCTTTGAAGTAGGAGTAAAGTTGTTCTAAAACAGTACTGTTCACAACAGGATGTGGGCGGCCTTTTGATTCATGTAAACATCTCTCTCTTCCATCACTCCTAATGCAATAGAACCCCTTGGTctggttaaaataaaaatttgaaGACATGATTCTGGAAGGCAGATTAAGGAATCTTTCCACTTTTTGCAATTCGGGAAGAGGGTCCTTGATCAACGTATTTCCATCTACTATGTGAATCTGATCCAAGTGGAAATGTTTAAGCCACCTCTCCATATGAATGTCATACAGACTTCTCTGGATAGCCTTGTATTTGGTATTAAGCACTCCATTTTTAATAACAATGTCTTCAAAGAGCTGAACAGGCTTGTGGCTTTCCAGTCTATTGTAATAGACTTGGGTATAATCAGAGATAACTCTCTCTGTGGGGTCTCTTAGAATAAGCAGCAGTTTAATAGAGCTATTCATATCATGAATCCTTTCGGGAGCCTGTGGCGAGGTAAAATAGCCTGGTGTTTTCTCAATAGTTATTTGATTTTCATATGAAAATGGCATCAGGCTTCTGTACCAGTCTATTCCTTTCACATAATTCTCATCCCAGTCAAAAAAGTGAACTTCGGTAGCTGCTACTACAATGTTCGGGTGAACATCCAACATCTCAAGTAAGGCCCTGGTCCCTCCTTTACGAACTCCAATGATGATCGTCTGAGGTATTCGCCTGCTTGTTCCAGGAGGTCTCACTTGTGCTGAATAGTGTTCACTCTTATTGCTGAACAAGATGACTTGGGACTTCAGCGTCTCCATGAGAGCTCCATTCTCAACTGGAGCACCATGGGCACGAGTCAGCAAAAGGTATGCTGACACCAGTAGAAAGGCCATGTGGAGATGAAGGAATAATCAGTGCAAAATGGTATTGTGCTTGGCTGATGAAACAGTGAGCACGTTTCCTCTTGGGGAGGCAGCTGATGGAACTCTGGCCAAAGCAGCAATGGGTTTCTCAAGCATCTGGGGGTTGAAAAACAACAAGACAGTAATCAGTATCCTATTCCTTCTGTATGAAAGGTAAAGACTCACAGCTGATGCCTGACATCTCTGTAACCCTCAAACCACACAGAACTACTGAAGCTGTATGTTCACCAGAAAGTGAGATTTTtaattgtaattatttttaattgtaaatatTGTCACTTCATGGAAAATGGGCAGCTGCCCCAAATGGACTcccatcccccctctctctcacactcacactcactctctctctctctctctctctctctctctctctctctctctcacacacacacacacacacacacacactcactcactcacctacAGGAAttttcacaggaaaaaaaatgccataGGTATGATCAATTACTTATTGGGAAATCAAGACTCTTAATCATGTTGAGGTGGAACTGTTCAACAAAGGCAAAATCAAAATAGTCTCTTCTTCATTTAGCAAAAGTGTTTTCTGTCAAGTGTTTGAGTGAAATCCGTCTAAAAAATCCAACATGTGTAGAGCCCTTTATTTCCTAATAATTCATGCCACctgtggttccccacccctgcatacCACATATATGTATAAAGGTACATGTCATAAGTTAGTTAGCTATGTGCCTTCAAGTCACCTTCGacttatggtgaccctatgagtCAGCGACCTCCATTCGCATCTGTTATAACAACCCTATTCcgatcttgtaacttcatgtctgTAACTTCCTTTCCAAACAAGAGTCAATCcatctttctcttttccttctcccttctgTTTTTCCAATATGTCATAAATCAATTCATAAAAGTTGTGGCTGATAAACTGCACCTTGAGTCTCCAATTCCTGAACAATTTGAGCCTTGGCCCTGCCCCATAAAAGCAATTCCactttttcaaacacattttcaaACATTAAAGTAGGATCATGTTAAAAGGCAATGTATAATGCGACCCTGGTTCTAGAGAGCAAGTACAGAGCAATACCAGTTTAATCCTCCCTCCACTGAAAGTGCAAAAGTGCTGGCATTACATTCCACAAAAGTTTCATGTTCAAGGTCTTGTACAGCAGCATACCTATCATCAGAAAATGTACTGACAACTTCCAAGAGGTTTTCAACCTCTtgaaagacagtgtggtgtagtgactagagtgtcagactgagagtcaggagatccgggttctagtccccacttggccatgaaagctcactgggtgactttgggccaggcacaggctctcagcccagcctacctcacagggttgttgttgtgacaatcatgtatgccaccttgggttccttggaggaaaaaaggtgggataccttagatctgttggaggagcccttctccgcatcccaccaacgcaacatatacattatgatgggacaaaggagagggctttctctgtggtggcaccccgactgtggaatgccctccccttggaggcccgattggtgccaacattgatttcatttcgacgcaaagtgaaaacatggctttctaacaaagcctttgatggttaaactcactggcacattgttttaactgtatctattgcttttaaattatatattgttttaacttggatcatggtttaatttgtttttaactgtatatttattatcttactagctgtaccctgccacgcgttgctgtggctcagtctggttaaattgaaaagaaagaaaagacaaagcggatgtttctaatatgtttaatttcacaatgcttgtggatatacaatatttttagttgttccattgtctgtgtagatatagagattgtctggtttgccgactctagaacacgcaacatataattgtccacagcaatctgtgtctagatctaaaccgcacaattctaaagattggccctgagctttgttgatggtgattgcaaacgccaatcgaattgggaattgcaatctcttaaattgaaatggcatatctgttggaatcataggaatgcgaggaatgaggacatcttcacctttgaaaggtcctgtcaagattgttgcttctatgacctataagagcaaataggagagaacatgcaaataggagaggaggcagaggcagtggattggcctactagttggcaatgtcacaatgacctataagagcaaataggagagaacatgcaaataggagagaaggcagaggcagtggattggcctactagttggtgatgtcacaatgatcagcaggactggttttgaggaggcctatttcttcgattttaagacaaacttttgaccccatatagaacatagttacataacaacgctcgcgtattcgaatgcaacattgtgtcaaaatttcaaagcaatcggtgaagaactttcggagatataacgtctgtttcgaacgaacatctacatttttatttatatagatactgtatgttttatctgtacactgccctgagattttagtgatatagggtgggatataaatattttaaataaataaataaaataaataaacaaacaaacctccatGTACAGTCCCACCCCCTCTTGTGAGTGTACAAAATCTCTTAGGAGCAACAACTGCCTTGACCCCAAGCTAGTGAAAAACTAGTCCACACttgtgaaaaataaaaaggttgcTTGCAAAATAGCTGATTTCGCTGCTACCTATATTTGTGCTGCAGAAGAGTGAAAGGATACATACAGGCTGAAGAAAGAGTATAGCATGGGCTTCAGATGGTTGGATACCCATTAGATACACATCGAACACATGCAGATGTGCCCTTAAATTCTGTCTTACAATAGTTTATTCCATAGTGCCAATGTAACTTGTGCTTGGTGACTCAAAAGATGCTTGTAGACTTACAAAAACTATGTActtaagaacaataaaaaaaggCAAATCCTGGGTGAAATCCAATGATGTTTTGTCAAAGATACAGCTACTTCTGTCAGCGGAAccggcagggtgggaggaaatcCCGTCCTGCCCTTCAGCCCCTCTGCATGCTCTCAAACTCTGATCTGGAGGTTTGGAGGAGCAGATTTTCAGTGGGGGCTTGGAGTTACTGTGACATTACAGTTGTATGAGCAGATGTTGAATTCCAATTTCCTTATGTTTACAACAACCTCTACAATTTTCTGTTTTGCAGCATGGTCTAAAGAACTCAGCTGAGAATTGGACTGTTGTTCTTTTCAAACCTACAAATTACATAAGGGTTAAAATAAGGGGGAGACAAAACAATGAAAAGGAACAGAACGCAGCCTAAAGGGAAATGAAGTAATTAGTCTGAGCTTATACAAAAGAACAGTGATAGCACTGAATAAGCGGCAGTCTTTCTGAAATCCAGATGCTACATGCTGCCTTGGAAAACCCATGATAGTGTGAAACTCTACAGTCCTATGGGCGTCCTATGCCCTggtggggcaagagagggattgAGGATCCTATATAGTTTTGAGTGGGTTACGGGAGCTCAAGTTTACATATCTGGCAAAAAATAGGATTCTTTCAGGCAAAGTGTGGTTTTGAACTCACACACCTCAACTAAAGCAAGCTGTATCAGATATATTGGCCTGCAATAATATTTGTTTTGAGCACGCTGCTGCCAAATCCTGTGGTGTTGCTGCTGAGGGCTGGCAGCAAGTTATTTACATGAAGGGAGGCAGCGTGGGATTTCTGGCGGTCATTAGGCTCACCAGGTCCGATCCCTAATGCTCCTGTGGCTTCTGGTAACCAAtgagaggtcaccttccacccctGAACAACACCCCCAGCACAGGGTCAGAGCGAAgacagatggggaagagctgCGCTGCCCTCGCTTGCCCAGGAACAGTCGGGGtaagtaagtccctgacttttcttcTGTGGCTctttgcttttatattatatatcatgttttatactgtttgtcttatactttgaattgttttaatttttgtgaaccgcccatggagcttcggctattgggcggtataaaaatgcaataaataaataagatgtgccCTGGAGTGGTTCCAAATCAGTGGTtgtgcagatttggagccacacTGGGGCAAAGACgacattaaggccttagctagacctaccttttattccacgacggaggagggaagatcccatgatgtgattatcgcgagatccctcctccgtttacacgtgaggcgcagcgacctcaggaggagaggcgtcgcacccgccagttttttaaagcagcaggagcacatgagtgctcgagcgccaaaaggtaggtgttttaaaaaaaataatttaatttccctgctccctccacgcggaaaaaacaggcccaaagtgtaggggtctatcccggggcaagggagggatgatcccaccctgatcccaggatcccctgtgtgtcatgtggacgggcagggacgatcttggggttcgccctgggataaagccccgtctagctaaggcctaagacagccCCCAGACAAACAGACGAAACACTGGGAAAACCCCCAAATTTTGAACGGTTTGCAAAATTTAACAACTTTAAGAGCATTCCCATATTATACATAAGCAAGAATCCAGAGATTTTTAGGTGCACCAAAGAGGTTGGGCATACACAGTGGGATTCATGACCCTGTGATCTCCACACCATATGATCTCCACAGCATATCACAAACTGTTTTTGATAGACTCcttagttttaaaatgtattttttgtgTGGCATGATGGTGGAAGACTGCTCTTCAAGCTTAACGTTCTGCTTGGaatgggaaaaaaaaaccctagatGTGCTGTTCTTTGGATCCCTTCAGAGTTTGCAATTACTGTAACAACACAGTTTATCATTCAAACTGATCTTGAGCATCTGAGCCCTTTTACAGATTTATTGGTTTCCTACTAAATGCATTAAATAACAGACATATCTGGATGGTGTTTTATGGTTTTGTACAGTTCGAATGTTCACCAATTTTTCATTACCTACCATGCTGGAATCCCAGGGGAATTCTTTCCATCCCTCGTCTTGTGATTTTGATTTGCAATGTAAGAACAAagttaccagcaccttgaactgtcAAGACAACACTCCTTAGGAGATTTAGCTGTGTTCCATTGTTCATTTCTCCTATTATTTTCAACCTCTGTGATCATTAGAGTTAACATTGCAAGTGAAGTTCAATGGATCTAGGCCCCCCAGGAGGATAGAACTGTCTTCAGTGTTGCAAGTTGGTAGTTTTTAGAAGTTTCTCCATGTGGTAGGTCACAGGCTCAGAGAATAAGACCCACACAAAATGTCAACACAAAGAATCCCTCATCTGTTATTTTGGGAAGGTTACATTTTCAATTTCAGTAGGTCAGTTTGAGACTGTAGCTCTGCTGAAGGTGTGAAGTAAAATGATAAAATAGCAAGAGGTAAAAGCTAACTTGGTTTCAACCACCTGAACAATAGCCCATAGATAATGCCAGCCTGTCAAGCAGTGAATCTTTTGACTGTGCAGCTTGAAAATTTGTAATTTATGTAAAACTGAAATACATgtctttgaaatggaaataaatgctctctctctctctctctctctctctctctctctgtgtgtgtttaaatgaaaAAATTCCAAAGGATGAGGAAAATGCCACTGAAAACAATGTTCAATGATTTTACTTTAAGTGTAAACAAGATCTAATCTCAGATTGATTCACAGTCTCCTAATTAAGACAATGGAAAGACAAATCAGTACACATGGGAAAACATTTCCCTTTCAAAATCATTCTTATTCAGAGTAAATATTCTCACTGCAATAAGGCATATTTTACTTCCACTCCACAGGCTTTAACACACATTTTAGAaacattcaaattattatttactCATCATCATTGTGAATGTTAACACAAAA
Protein-coding regions in this window:
- the LOC134402240 gene encoding heparan sulfate glucosamine 3-O-sulfotransferase 1-like, yielding MAFLLVSAYLLLTRAHGAPVENGALMETLKSQVILFSNKSEHYSAQVRPPGTSRRIPQTIIIGVRKGGTRALLEMLDVHPNIVVAATEVHFFDWDENYVKGIDWYRSLMPFSYENQITIEKTPGYFTSPQAPERIHDMNSSIKLLLILRDPTERVISDYTQVYYNRLESHKPVQLFEDIVIKNGVLNTKYKAIQRSLYDIHMERWLKHFHLDQIHIVDGNTLIKDPLPELQKVERFLNLPSRIMSSNFYFNQTKGFYCIRSDGRERCLHESKGRPHPVVNSTVLEQLYSYFKEHNAKFYRMINHSFDWH